Proteins co-encoded in one Arachis stenosperma cultivar V10309 chromosome 7, arast.V10309.gnm1.PFL2, whole genome shotgun sequence genomic window:
- the LOC130941263 gene encoding trans-cinnamate 4-monooxygenase produces MDLLLLEKTLVGLFVATILAVVISTLRGRKFKLPPGPFPVPIFGNWLQVGDDLNHRNLTDLAKKFGDIFLLRMGQRNLVVVSSPDLAKEVLHTQGVEFGSRTRNVVFDIFTGKGQDMVFTVYGEHWRKMRRIMTVPFFTNKVVQQYRLGWEAEAASVVEDVKKNPEAATSGIVLRRRLQLMMYNNMYRIMFDRRFENEEDPLFQKLKALNGERSRLAQSFEYNYGDFIPILRPFLRGYLKICKEVKETRLKLFKDFFVDERKKLGSTRSSDNGELKCAIDHILDAQKKGEINEDNVLYIVENINVAAIETTLWSIEWGIAELVNHPEIQKNVRDEIDTVLGPGHQVTEPDLQKLPYLQAVIKETLRLRMAIPLLVPHMNLHDAKLGGYDIPAESKILVNAWWLANNPANWKNPEEFRPERFLEEEKHVEANGNDFRYLPFGVGRRSCPGIILALPILGITLGRLVQNFELLPPPGQSKLDTTEKGGQFSLHILKHSTIVAKPRSF; encoded by the exons ATGGATCTCCTCCTCCTGGAGAAGACTCTGGTCGGTCTATTCGTAGCTACAATTCTTGCCGTCGTTATCTCCACCCTCCGCGGCCGCAAATTCAAGCTTCCGCCGGGACCCTTTCCTGTTCCCATCTTCGGTAACTGGCTCCAGGTCGGCGATGACCTCAACCACCGCAACCTCACCGATCTCGCCAAGAAATTCGGCGACATCTTCCTCCTCCGCATGGGGCAGCGCAACCTTGTCGTTGTTTCTTCCCCTGATCTCGCCAAGGAGGTTCTCCACACTCAGGGCGTCGAATTCGGTTCCCGCACCCGTAACGTCGTCTTCGACATCTTCACTGGAAAGGGCCAG GATATGGTGTTCACCGTTTACGGTGAGCATTGGAGGAAGATGAGGAGGATCATGACGGTGCCGTTCTTCACGAACAAGGTGGTACAGCAGTACCGTCTCGGTTGGGAAGCAGAGGCGGCGAGCGTGGTGGAGGATGTTAAGAAGAATCCAGAAGCCGCGACGTCCGGGATAGTGCTGAGGAGGAGGCTGCAGCTGATGATGTACAACAACATGTACAGGATAATGTTTGACAGGAGGTTTGAGAATGAAGAGGATCCATTGTTTCAGAAGCTTAAGGCACTTAATGGTGAGAGGAGTAGGCTTGCTCAGAGCTTTGAGTATAACTATGGTGATTTCATTCCTATCTTGAGGCCTTTCTTGAGAGGTTACTTGAAGATCTGCAAGGAGGTTAAGGAAACCAGGTTGAAGCTCTTCAAAGACTTCTTTGTTGATGAGAGGAA GAAGCTTGGAAGCACAAGGAGTTCAGATAACGGGGAACTGAAATGCGCCATCGACCACATTTTGGATGCCCAGAAAAAGGGCGAAATCAACGAAGACAACGTCCTTTACATTGTCGAGAACATTAATGTTGCTG CAATTGAGACAACTTTATGGTCGATTGAATGGGGAATTGCTGAGCTAGTGAACCACCCAGAGATTCAGAAGAATGTTAGGGATGAAATTGACACAGTCCTTGGACCAGGCCACCAAGTAACAGAGCCAGATTTGCAAAAACTTCCTTACCTCCAAGCAGTGATCAAGGAAACTCTTCGTCTCCGCATGGCGATCCCACTCCTCGTCCCACACATGAACCTCCACGACGCCAAGCTCGGTGGCTATGACATCCCGGCAGAGAGCAAGATCTTGGTCAACGCATGGTGGCTCGCAAACAACCCCGCCAACTGGAAGAACCCAGAGGAGTTTAGGCCCGAGAGGTTCCTTGAGGAGGAGAAGCATGTTGAGGCCAACGGCAATGACTTCAG GTATCTTCCCTTTGGTGTTGGAAGAAGGAGCTGCCCTGGAATCATCCTTGCATTGCCAATTCTCGGAATCACTTTGGGGCGTTTGGTCCAAAACTTCGAGCTCTTGCCGCCGCCGGGGCAGAGCAAGTTGGACACTACTGAGAAAGGAGGACAGTTTAGTTTGCACATACTCAAGCATTCCACCATTGTGGCAAAGCCAAGATCATTCTAA